One segment of Meiothermus sp. CFH 77666 DNA contains the following:
- a CDS encoding ABC transporter permease: MTTPAPASPSTWALVWKSLLRNRSAVIGGIITLMVLLGALLAPIMAPWDPLKFDPPNRLSGPSAEHWLGTDQYGRDLLSRVLYGARFSLSVAAVSVLAGLLVGGTLGLLAGYFRGWLDLTISRLADILIAYPAILLAIAFLAFLGGGFINLVLAISVVFVGPFIRVARAAVLTVREELYVEAGRAMGASDGRMIFRTILPNAAAPLIVEVTLRFAYAVLAEAALSFLGLGIQPPFPALGSMVSEGRAFLSLSPWGSLVPGAAIVLMVLGFNLLGDGLRDALDPRLRQR, encoded by the coding sequence ATGACCACACCCGCCCCCGCCAGCCCCTCCACCTGGGCCCTGGTGTGGAAGTCCCTCCTGCGCAACCGCTCGGCGGTGATCGGCGGCATCATCACCCTGATGGTCTTGCTGGGAGCGCTGCTGGCCCCCATCATGGCCCCCTGGGATCCCCTCAAGTTCGACCCCCCCAACCGCCTCTCGGGCCCCTCCGCAGAGCACTGGCTGGGCACCGACCAGTACGGGCGCGATCTGCTCTCGAGGGTGCTCTACGGGGCCCGTTTCTCGCTCTCGGTGGCGGCAGTCTCGGTGCTGGCCGGGCTTCTGGTAGGGGGAACCCTGGGCCTGCTGGCCGGGTATTTTCGGGGCTGGCTCGACCTCACCATCTCCCGCCTGGCCGATATTCTGATCGCCTACCCAGCCATCCTGCTGGCCATCGCTTTTCTGGCTTTTCTGGGGGGCGGTTTCATCAACCTGGTCCTGGCCATCTCGGTGGTGTTTGTGGGGCCTTTTATCCGGGTCGCCCGGGCTGCCGTGCTAACTGTACGGGAAGAACTGTACGTGGAAGCCGGACGGGCCATGGGAGCTTCGGATGGCCGGATGATTTTTCGCACCATCCTGCCCAACGCCGCCGCCCCGCTGATTGTCGAGGTTACCCTGCGCTTCGCCTACGCCGTGCTGGCCGAAGCGGCGCTGTCGTTTCTGGGGCTGGGTATCCAGCCGCCCTTTCCGGCCCTAGGCTCCATGGTCTCAGAGGGCCGGGCCTTCCTCTCCCTCTCCCCCTGGGGTTCGCTGGTGCCCGGTGCCGCCATCGTGCTGATGGTGCTGGGTTTCAACCTGCTGGGCGACGGGCTGCGCGACGCCCTCGACCCCCGCTTGCGGCAAAGGTAG
- the nikB gene encoding nickel ABC transporter permease has product MVGYVVNRLLAAIPTLLGVAIITFLLMRAVPGDVVTSLVGLEANTTPERLAELRRLFGLDLPLHVQFGQWLGAVVQGDFGSSLRTGREVAQDLALRFPVTLQLTVMGLLTALLIAVPLGVLAAIRRGGLVDYFASLFAILGLSVPGFFLALLLILLFALALGWLPPAGFVPLAENPAQNFRHMILPALSLGLILAGAVTRILRSSMLEVLSRDYIRTARAKGLSERVVIFRHALRNALIPVVTVIGIQFGSLLGGAVIIEQVFSLPGVGRFALEGINLRDYPVVQGTVLFVATAAVLVNLLVDLLYSLIDPRIRYE; this is encoded by the coding sequence ATGGTCGGCTATGTGGTCAATCGTCTTCTCGCAGCCATCCCGACCCTGTTGGGGGTGGCCATCATCACCTTCTTGCTCATGCGGGCCGTGCCGGGGGATGTGGTCACGAGCCTGGTGGGCCTCGAGGCCAACACCACCCCCGAGCGTCTGGCCGAGCTACGCCGCCTGTTCGGGCTCGACCTGCCCCTGCACGTGCAGTTCGGGCAGTGGCTGGGGGCCGTTGTCCAGGGCGATTTTGGCAGCAGCCTGCGCACCGGACGCGAGGTCGCCCAGGATCTGGCCCTGCGCTTTCCGGTCACGCTACAGCTTACCGTGATGGGTCTGCTCACCGCCCTCCTGATTGCAGTGCCCCTGGGGGTGCTGGCGGCCATCCGGCGGGGGGGCTTGGTGGACTACTTTGCCTCGCTCTTTGCCATTTTGGGCCTCTCGGTGCCGGGGTTTTTCCTGGCGCTGCTGCTGATTCTGCTCTTCGCGCTGGCTTTGGGCTGGCTGCCCCCGGCGGGTTTTGTACCCCTGGCCGAAAACCCCGCTCAAAACTTCCGGCACATGATTCTGCCGGCCCTTTCGCTGGGCCTGATTCTGGCCGGCGCCGTCACCCGCATCCTGCGCAGCTCGATGCTCGAGGTACTCTCGCGCGACTACATCCGCACCGCCCGGGCCAAGGGACTCTCGGAGCGGGTGGTGATCTTTCGCCACGCCCTGCGCAACGCCCTGATTCCGGTGGTCACGGTCATCGGCATCCAGTTCGGCTCTTTGCTGGGCGGAGCGGTCATCATCGAGCAGGTCTTCAGCCTGCCGGGGGTGGGGCGCTTTGCCCTCGAGGGCATCAACCTGCGTGACTACCCGGTGGTGCAGGGTACGGTGCTCTTCGTAGCCACTGCGGCGGTGCTGGTCAACCTTTTGGTGGACTTGCTCTACTCGCTCATAGACCCTAGGATTCGGTATGAGTAA